A single genomic interval of Theropithecus gelada isolate Dixy chromosome 16, Tgel_1.0, whole genome shotgun sequence harbors:
- the SRSF1 gene encoding serine/arginine-rich splicing factor 1 — protein MSGGGVIRGPAGNNDCRIYVGNLPPDIRTKDIEDVFYKYGAIRDIDLKNRRGGPPFAFVEFEDPRDAEDAVYGRDGYDYDGYRLRVEFPRSGRGTGRGGGGGGGGGAPRGRYGPPSRRSENRVVVSGLPPSGSWQDLKDHMREAGDVCYADVYRDGTGVVEFVRKEDMTYAVRKLDNTKFRSHEGETAYIRVKVDGPRSPSYGRSRSRSRSRSRSRSRSNSRSRSYSPRRSRGSPRYSPRHSRSRSHISEEMD, from the exons ATGTCGGGAGGTGGTGTGATTCGTGGCCCCGCAGGGAACAACGATTGCCGCATCTACGTGGGTAACTTACCTCCAGACATCCGAACCAAGGACATTGAGGACGTGTTCTACAAATACGGCGCTATCCGCGACATCGACCTCAAGAATCGCCGCGGGGGACCGCCCTTCGCCTTCGTTGAGTTCGAGGACCCGCG AGACGCGGAAGACGCGGTGTATGGTCGCGACGGCTATGATTACGATGGGTACCGTCTGCGGGTGGAGTTTCCTCGAAGCGGCCGTGGAACAGGCCGAGGCGGCGGCGGGGGTGGAGGTGGCGGAGCTCCCCGAGGTCGCTATGGCCCCCCATCCAGGCGGTCTGAAAACAGAGTGGTTGTCTCTG GACTGCCTCCAAGTGGAAGTTGGCAGGATTTAAAGGATCACATGCGTGAAGCAGGTGATGTATGTTATGCTGATGTTTACCGAGATGGCACTGGTGTCGTGGAGTTTGTACGGAAAGAAGATATGACCTATGCAGTTCGAAAACTGGATAACACTAAGTTTAGATCTCATGAG GGAGAAACTGCCTACATCCGGGTTAAAGTTGATGGGCCCAGAAGTCCAAGTTATGGAAGATCTCGATCTCGAAGCCGTAGTCGTAGCAGAAGCCGTAGCAGAAGCAACAGCAGGAGTCGCAGTTACTCCCCAAGGAGAAGCAGAGGATCACCACGCTATTCTCCCCGTCATAGCAGATCTCGCTCTC ACATATCTGAAGAGATGGATTAA